A genomic region of Gemmata massiliana contains the following coding sequences:
- a CDS encoding cytochrome c, translating into MIRARFWFAVALVGLACAFVPVAQSQPQVARGKAAPKLEPVAETKLLMEGMADPNTRALGKLLAAKPKDAEAWAFARGQALLLAEAGNLLMMRPPKTKEGQEPWLAHAADLRETATALARSAAAKDYLQARTALAGVANACNRCHQAFRVGMRVDPFASE; encoded by the coding sequence ATGATTCGCGCGCGGTTCTGGTTCGCAGTGGCTCTCGTCGGGCTGGCGTGCGCATTCGTCCCGGTGGCTCAATCGCAGCCACAAGTGGCGCGCGGGAAGGCCGCGCCCAAACTGGAACCGGTCGCCGAAACGAAGTTGCTCATGGAGGGAATGGCGGACCCGAACACCCGCGCGCTCGGCAAGCTGCTCGCCGCCAAACCTAAAGATGCGGAAGCCTGGGCGTTCGCACGCGGGCAAGCTCTTTTACTTGCTGAAGCGGGCAACCTGCTCATGATGCGCCCGCCGAAGACGAAGGAAGGTCAGGAGCCGTGGCTGGCGCACGCAGCGGACCTGCGCGAGACCGCAACGGCCCTGGCCCGCTCCGCGGCCGCGAAGGACTATCTCCAGGCGCGTACCGCACTCGCGGGCGTGGCAAACGCCTGTAACCGGTGCCACCAGGCATTCCGTGTGGGCATGCGAGTGGACCCGTTCGCCAGCGAATAA
- a CDS encoding FAD-dependent oxidoreductase: protein MREVTLVGGGLSGALLALMLARRGVKVTVYERRADVRAEQIEEGRSINLALSVRGIHALNRVGLDAEVLARAIPMRGRYIHPVTGSCSLIPYGRTADEVIHSVGRRGLNVQLLDALAREKNATVHFQHRCTNYNLRTQTLTIRDEAAGREVGVEAPVVIGTDGAASAVRLALMQSTRMNYSQEYLDHGYKELTIPPAPDGTFRLEPNALHIWPRGGYMMIALPNLDRSFTCTLFLPHRGEPGFDQFPMPEAVTSFFTRTFPDAVPLIADLPGEFFRNPTGGLVTVRCSPWYSEGRVLLLGDAAHAIVPFFGQGMNCAFEDCEVLADLFDEHGGNWDEVFPRFFASRKPNTDAIAQLALDNFIEMRDTSADPHFALKRQLEHKLEERYPGQFVSKYGMVSFHRTPYRDALERGRVQDRILMDVCARANALAEIDIDAAFARLRAGA from the coding sequence ATGCGTGAAGTCACTCTGGTCGGCGGCGGATTGTCCGGCGCGTTGCTCGCGCTGATGTTGGCTCGTCGAGGCGTGAAGGTCACCGTCTACGAGCGGCGCGCGGACGTGCGCGCGGAGCAGATCGAAGAGGGGCGCTCGATCAACCTCGCGCTCTCGGTGCGCGGGATTCACGCCCTGAACCGCGTGGGCCTCGACGCCGAGGTGCTGGCACGGGCAATCCCGATGCGCGGCCGGTACATCCACCCCGTAACCGGCTCGTGTTCGCTCATCCCCTACGGGCGCACGGCCGACGAAGTCATTCACTCCGTCGGGCGCCGCGGGCTGAACGTGCAACTGCTCGACGCTCTCGCGCGCGAAAAGAACGCCACCGTACACTTCCAGCACCGCTGCACCAACTACAACCTCCGCACGCAAACGCTGACCATCCGCGACGAAGCCGCCGGGCGCGAAGTTGGGGTCGAAGCGCCCGTCGTGATCGGTACGGACGGCGCGGCGTCCGCGGTGCGGCTCGCGCTGATGCAAAGCACGCGCATGAACTACTCGCAGGAGTATTTGGACCACGGCTACAAGGAACTGACGATCCCGCCCGCGCCCGACGGCACGTTCCGGCTGGAACCGAACGCGCTGCACATCTGGCCGCGCGGCGGGTACATGATGATCGCGCTGCCGAACCTCGACCGCTCGTTCACCTGCACGCTGTTCCTGCCGCACCGCGGGGAACCCGGGTTCGACCAGTTCCCAATGCCCGAAGCCGTAACGTCGTTCTTCACGCGAACGTTCCCGGACGCTGTCCCCCTCATTGCCGACCTCCCGGGCGAATTCTTCCGCAACCCGACCGGCGGGCTCGTGACCGTGCGCTGTTCGCCGTGGTACTCCGAGGGCCGCGTGCTCCTGCTCGGCGACGCGGCGCACGCGATCGTCCCGTTCTTCGGTCAGGGAATGAACTGCGCGTTTGAAGACTGCGAAGTGCTGGCGGACCTGTTCGACGAGCACGGCGGCAACTGGGACGAGGTGTTCCCGCGGTTCTTCGCGTCGCGGAAGCCGAACACGGACGCGATCGCGCAACTGGCGCTAGACAACTTCATCGAGATGCGCGACACGTCCGCCGATCCGCACTTCGCGTTGAAGCGGCAACTCGAACACAAACTCGAAGAGCGCTACCCGGGTCAGTTCGTCTCGAAGTACGGGATGGTCTCGTTCCACCGCACCCCGTACCGCGACGCGCTCGAACGGGGTCGCGTGCAGGATCGAATCCTGATGGACGTGTGCGCGCGAGCGAACGCCCTCGCCGAAATCGACATCGACGCCGCGTTTGCGCGTCTCCGTGCAGGTGCGTAG
- the kynU gene encoding kynureninase: MTIAELRTQADELDRIDALAHFRARFCVPRHTDGSETTYLCGNSLGLAPKAARASVEQELVAWEALGVEGHFKPERPWVSFHELFAQHLAKIVGAAPHEVVAMNTLTVNLHLMLTSFYRPAPARYKVLVGHAAFPSDRYALASQIALRGFAPANALITAAPRAGEHTLRIEDVVALIEQHASELALVLMDGVNYYTGERIDIAAITEAAHRYGITAGFDLAHAAGNVPLALHDWDVDFAVWCHYKYLNGGPGCVAGCFVHERHGFARDPLPRMAGWWGHDKHSRFQMGPEFEPIPGAEGWQLSNPPLFSLAALLPSLELFAEAGMDRLRAKSEALTGFLDRALRDLFPEWIEVITPAAPTHRGCQLSVRVMRDAKKAFTALGANGVICDWREPDVIRLAPVPLYNRFADVVRCAEVLSTIHENSHA, from the coding sequence ATGACGATCGCCGAACTTCGTACACAAGCCGACGAACTCGACCGGATCGACGCACTCGCGCACTTCCGCGCGCGATTCTGCGTTCCGCGCCACACGGACGGATCAGAAACAACGTACCTGTGCGGTAACTCGCTCGGCCTGGCGCCGAAGGCCGCCCGCGCGTCCGTCGAACAGGAACTGGTCGCGTGGGAAGCGCTCGGCGTCGAGGGGCACTTCAAGCCCGAGCGCCCGTGGGTGTCGTTCCACGAGTTGTTCGCCCAGCACCTCGCGAAGATCGTGGGCGCGGCCCCGCACGAAGTGGTCGCGATGAACACGCTGACGGTGAACCTGCACCTGATGCTCACGAGTTTCTACCGCCCGGCACCAGCGCGCTACAAAGTCCTCGTCGGGCACGCGGCGTTCCCCTCGGACCGGTACGCACTGGCGTCGCAAATCGCCCTACGTGGATTTGCTCCAGCCAACGCTCTCATCACAGCCGCACCGCGTGCGGGCGAGCACACGCTGCGGATCGAAGACGTGGTTGCGCTCATCGAGCAGCACGCGAGCGAACTGGCACTCGTGCTCATGGACGGCGTGAACTACTACACCGGCGAACGCATCGACATCGCAGCAATCACGGAAGCCGCGCACCGGTACGGGATCACCGCGGGGTTCGACCTCGCGCACGCGGCCGGCAACGTACCGCTCGCGCTCCACGACTGGGACGTCGATTTCGCCGTGTGGTGCCACTACAAGTACCTCAACGGTGGCCCCGGGTGCGTGGCCGGGTGCTTCGTTCACGAGCGCCACGGTTTCGCACGCGACCCGCTCCCGCGAATGGCGGGCTGGTGGGGGCACGACAAGCACAGCCGCTTTCAAATGGGTCCGGAGTTCGAGCCGATCCCAGGCGCGGAGGGCTGGCAGCTCAGCAACCCGCCACTGTTCTCGCTCGCCGCGCTGTTACCGTCGCTCGAACTGTTCGCGGAAGCCGGGATGGACCGGCTCCGCGCCAAGAGCGAAGCCCTCACGGGCTTCCTCGACCGCGCGCTCCGCGATCTGTTCCCCGAGTGGATCGAGGTCATCACGCCCGCCGCTCCCACTCACCGGGGGTGCCAGCTTTCTGTGCGCGTGATGCGCGACGCGAAGAAGGCGTTCACCGCGCTCGGCGCAAACGGCGTGATCTGTGACTGGCGCGAACCGGACGTGATCCGCCTCGCCCCGGTCCCGCTGTACAATCGGTTCGCGGACGTCGTGCGGTGCGCGGAGGTGCTGTCCACGATTCACGAGAACTCTCATGCGTGA
- a CDS encoding cyclase family protein, whose translation MSIYGYLNCHDCRQVLWLGKALHSGDFKPFCFHIGPPTEPLHWKRDELNQVLWKFLADHTGHHIDVRLEQKMTEEMYCYQEIGGDTDKDISFKQYLADWPGLALGEGGPMRPQVTIGERVYPLTKWVDISIPLDPHGPQPNAYGVPPATARPYSGDGFVLDTRRGGSCNCEVIELTPHCNGTHTESVGHLTTERFPLSKVTLPLFIPCALISVIPEGREIRADALERALGRAPAEFRNALVVRTLPNDPDKITRKWEDATTPYFGPDAMAAIRAHGVQHLLVDLPSLDPLIDGGHLTAHRIFWSMSTGSKELPDARACQRTVTEMIFVPDRVPDGRYALVLQVPPLVSDAAPSRPLLFDLDGAV comes from the coding sequence GTGAGCATTTACGGCTATCTGAATTGCCACGATTGCCGCCAAGTGCTCTGGCTGGGTAAAGCTCTTCATTCGGGAGACTTCAAACCGTTCTGCTTTCACATCGGACCACCAACAGAACCGTTGCACTGGAAGCGCGACGAACTCAATCAAGTCCTTTGGAAGTTTCTGGCAGATCATACGGGGCACCACATCGATGTTCGGCTCGAACAGAAGATGACAGAAGAGATGTACTGCTACCAAGAGATCGGCGGAGACACGGACAAAGATATCAGCTTCAAGCAATATTTAGCCGACTGGCCCGGCTTGGCACTCGGTGAGGGCGGACCAATGCGGCCCCAGGTTACCATCGGAGAGCGCGTCTACCCTCTCACCAAGTGGGTCGATATCTCCATTCCGCTCGATCCGCACGGTCCGCAACCGAACGCATACGGAGTTCCACCCGCGACCGCGCGCCCGTACTCTGGCGACGGCTTCGTGCTCGACACACGACGGGGCGGGTCGTGTAACTGTGAAGTAATCGAACTGACACCGCACTGCAACGGCACGCACACCGAAAGCGTCGGACACCTCACGACGGAACGTTTCCCGCTCTCGAAGGTTACGCTGCCGTTGTTCATACCGTGTGCGCTGATTTCGGTGATTCCCGAGGGGCGCGAGATCCGCGCCGATGCGCTCGAACGCGCTTTGGGAAGGGCTCCGGCCGAGTTCCGAAACGCGCTCGTCGTTCGCACGCTTCCGAACGATCCGGACAAAATTACGCGCAAGTGGGAGGACGCGACCACTCCCTACTTCGGACCCGACGCAATGGCCGCGATCCGCGCGCACGGTGTGCAGCACCTGCTCGTCGATCTACCGTCGCTCGATCCGTTGATAGATGGGGGCCACCTGACCGCGCACCGGATATTCTGGAGCATGTCGACCGGTTCAAAAGAATTACCCGATGCGCGTGCGTGTCAGCGCACGGTTACCGAGATGATCTTCGTGCCCGATCGGGTGCCGGACGGTCGTTACGCGCTCGTGCTCCAGGTGCCGCCGCTGGTTTCGGACGCGGCCCCGTCTCGCCCACTCCTTTTCGATCTGGATGGCGCGGTATGA
- a CDS encoding amidohydrolase family protein produces MLTVDIHTHILPQHLPRWADRFGYSGFVELAHQRPGCAHMMVDGKFFREIEMNCWSAEKRIEECEACGVRVQVLSTVPVMFSYWAKPEHGYEVARFLNDDIAETVRKYPKRFIGLSTLPLQAPDLAVRELDRCIHELGFRGVQIGSNVNQTNLNAAELFPVFQRAEELGAAVFVHPWEMFGKNELNQYWMPWLVGMPAETTRAIVSLIFGGVLERLPKLRIAFAHGGGSFPTTIGRIEQGFRCRPDLCAIHNPVNPREYLNRIVVDALVHDARSLQYLIDVMGSDRVALGTDYPFPLGETEPGSLIRSMKLPRDIEENLLFRTACSWLGVKPEELE; encoded by the coding sequence ATGCTCACCGTCGATATCCACACGCACATTCTGCCGCAACACTTGCCGCGCTGGGCCGACCGGTTCGGCTACAGCGGGTTCGTGGAACTCGCGCACCAGCGCCCGGGCTGCGCGCACATGATGGTCGACGGTAAGTTCTTCCGCGAAATCGAGATGAACTGCTGGAGCGCGGAGAAGCGCATCGAAGAGTGCGAGGCGTGCGGCGTCCGCGTGCAGGTGCTCTCCACTGTGCCCGTCATGTTCAGCTACTGGGCCAAGCCCGAACACGGGTACGAGGTCGCGCGGTTCCTCAATGACGACATCGCGGAAACGGTGCGCAAATACCCGAAGCGCTTCATCGGCCTGAGCACTCTGCCACTTCAAGCCCCGGACCTTGCGGTGCGCGAGCTGGACCGCTGCATCCACGAACTCGGCTTCCGCGGGGTACAGATCGGCTCGAACGTCAACCAGACGAACCTGAACGCGGCCGAACTCTTCCCCGTCTTCCAGCGCGCGGAGGAACTCGGGGCCGCAGTGTTCGTTCACCCCTGGGAGATGTTCGGCAAAAACGAACTGAACCAATACTGGATGCCGTGGTTGGTCGGGATGCCGGCTGAAACGACGCGGGCGATCGTGTCACTGATCTTCGGCGGCGTGCTGGAGCGGCTCCCGAAGCTGCGGATCGCGTTCGCGCACGGCGGCGGGTCGTTCCCCACAACCATCGGGCGCATCGAACAGGGGTTCCGCTGCCGCCCGGACCTGTGCGCGATTCACAACCCGGTGAACCCGCGCGAGTACCTGAACCGCATCGTGGTCGATGCGCTCGTACACGACGCGCGCAGTCTGCAATACCTGATCGACGTCATGGGTTCGGACCGCGTCGCGCTCGGTACGGATTACCCGTTCCCGCTGGGCGAAACGGAACCCGGATCGCTCATCCGCTCCATGAAGCTCCCGCGCGACATCGAAGAGAACTTGCTGTTCCGCACCGCGTGCTCGTGGTTGGGGGTGAAGCCGGAGGAATTGGAGTGA
- a CDS encoding 3-hydroxyanthranilate 3,4-dioxygenase translates to MLRTPLNFKAWINEHRHLFKPPVGNKMVWEDADSIVMVVGSNTRKDFHVNEGEEFFYQVEGDIVLKVQDEGKIVDIPIHEGDIFLLPARVPHSPRRPDGTIGLVIEKKREADQMDGFQWYCEGCGAKLHEEFAHITNIVTQLPPIFTRFYGDEAKRVCKVCGERFTDPKKAGA, encoded by the coding sequence ATGCTCCGCACGCCGCTCAACTTCAAAGCCTGGATCAACGAGCACCGCCACCTCTTCAAACCGCCGGTCGGCAACAAGATGGTGTGGGAGGACGCGGACTCCATCGTCATGGTGGTCGGGTCGAACACGCGAAAGGATTTCCACGTCAACGAGGGCGAAGAGTTCTTCTACCAGGTCGAGGGCGACATCGTCCTGAAGGTGCAGGATGAGGGCAAGATTGTGGACATCCCGATCCACGAGGGAGACATCTTCCTGCTCCCGGCGCGCGTACCGCACTCCCCGCGTCGGCCCGATGGCACGATCGGCCTCGTGATTGAGAAGAAGCGCGAAGCGGACCAGATGGACGGCTTCCAGTGGTACTGCGAGGGGTGCGGCGCCAAACTGCACGAGGAATTCGCTCACATCACGAACATCGTCACGCAGCTCCCGCCGATCTTCACCCGGTTCTACGGCGACGAAGCCAAGCGCGTCTGCAAGGTCTGCGGGGAACGGTTCACGGACCCGAAGAAGGCCGGCGCGTGA
- a CDS encoding RidA family protein: MSLTQRKIVSEHAAEPVGAYPHARQVGNLLFLSGIGPRERGSKAIPGVKMDEAGTVLDYDIVEEAKSVFRNIRLILEDAGSAWENIVDVTVFLTSIERDFKRFNEIYREHFGSIEPCRTTVEVNRLPTPIHVELKVIATIG; this comes from the coding sequence ATGAGCCTCACTCAGCGCAAGATCGTTTCGGAGCACGCGGCGGAGCCGGTCGGCGCGTACCCGCACGCGCGGCAAGTCGGCAACTTGCTGTTCCTGTCCGGGATCGGGCCGCGTGAGCGCGGGAGTAAGGCGATTCCCGGTGTTAAGATGGACGAAGCGGGAACCGTGCTCGACTACGACATCGTGGAAGAAGCGAAGTCAGTGTTCCGCAACATCCGGCTCATCCTCGAAGACGCTGGGAGTGCGTGGGAGAACATCGTCGATGTGACGGTGTTCCTTACGTCCATCGAGCGCGACTTCAAGCGATTCAACGAAATCTATCGCGAGCACTTCGGCAGCATCGAGCCGTGCCGCACGACGGTCGAAGTCAACCGGTTACCGACGCCCATTCATGTCGAACTCAAGGTCATCGCCACCATCGGCTAA
- a CDS encoding Gfo/Idh/MocA family protein: MSRSVGALMLAGLPEWYAHDRFGAAARSAEDVKPTGANGKLNIGVIGVGPNPRRSNALYNEAKKFKDKVTFTAVCDVDGRHVGHAVTQYKRDGFDVRGFTDFRDLVNNKNVDAVIVATPDHWHAVIAIAAMKAGKDVYCEKPLTLTIEEALAMKKATAETKRVLQTGSQQRCEMQGRFRLATELVRAGRIGKVESIECRVGSNPRSGPIKEVEAPKELDWDMWLGPAPKVPYRWAESPDRREDFTNCHYQFRWWYEYSGGKMTDWGAHHIDIAQWMLNMDGSGPVSVELNECAKPYSKGDGYNCHETFKVTHTYATGAKMEVSHGAGSTATGLADAKGAKWRDRTGKEQDGVNGGQNGLLVKGDKGTLFVSRELLLASDKAVFAPLKDGDRAKLYGSVPTNHMGNFLDCVQSRETPICGVEVGAGSVIVCHLGTIALRLGKSKPLTWDPKTSTFGDEDANKMIARERRGGWKIS; the protein is encoded by the coding sequence ATGAGCCGCTCGGTCGGGGCCCTGATGCTCGCCGGGTTGCCCGAGTGGTACGCCCACGACCGGTTCGGGGCTGCCGCCCGATCCGCCGAAGACGTCAAACCGACCGGGGCCAACGGCAAACTGAACATCGGCGTCATCGGGGTCGGCCCGAACCCGCGCCGCTCGAACGCCCTGTACAACGAGGCCAAGAAGTTCAAGGACAAGGTGACCTTCACCGCCGTGTGCGACGTCGACGGGCGCCACGTCGGGCACGCGGTCACGCAGTACAAGCGCGACGGGTTCGACGTCCGCGGGTTCACCGACTTCCGTGATCTCGTAAACAACAAGAACGTGGACGCGGTCATCGTCGCCACGCCGGACCACTGGCACGCGGTCATCGCCATCGCCGCGATGAAGGCCGGCAAGGACGTGTACTGCGAGAAGCCGCTCACGCTGACGATCGAAGAAGCCCTCGCGATGAAGAAGGCGACGGCCGAAACGAAGCGCGTGCTCCAAACCGGGAGCCAGCAGCGGTGCGAGATGCAGGGCCGGTTCCGCCTCGCGACCGAACTGGTCCGCGCCGGGCGCATCGGGAAGGTCGAGAGCATCGAGTGCCGGGTCGGGAGCAACCCGCGTAGCGGGCCAATCAAGGAAGTCGAGGCGCCAAAGGAACTGGACTGGGACATGTGGCTCGGGCCGGCGCCGAAGGTGCCGTACCGGTGGGCCGAGAGCCCGGACCGGCGCGAGGACTTCACCAACTGCCACTACCAGTTCCGCTGGTGGTACGAGTACAGCGGCGGGAAGATGACCGACTGGGGCGCGCACCACATCGACATCGCCCAGTGGATGCTCAACATGGACGGCAGCGGGCCGGTCTCGGTGGAGCTGAACGAGTGCGCCAAGCCGTACTCGAAGGGCGACGGGTACAACTGCCACGAAACGTTCAAGGTGACGCACACCTACGCGACCGGCGCCAAGATGGAAGTGAGCCACGGCGCCGGTTCGACCGCCACGGGGCTCGCGGACGCCAAGGGCGCCAAGTGGAGGGACCGGACCGGCAAGGAACAGGACGGGGTGAACGGCGGCCAGAACGGGCTGCTGGTCAAGGGCGACAAGGGGACGCTATTCGTCAGCCGCGAACTGCTGCTCGCGAGCGACAAGGCGGTCTTCGCGCCGCTCAAGGACGGCGACCGAGCAAAGCTCTACGGCTCGGTCCCGACGAACCACATGGGCAACTTCCTCGACTGCGTGCAGTCGCGCGAAACCCCCATCTGCGGTGTGGAAGTCGGCGCCGGCTCGGTGATCGTCTGCCACCTCGGAACGATCGCGCTGCGGTTGGGCAAGAGCAAGCCGTTGACGTGGGATCCGAAGACGAGCACCTTCGGCGACGAAGACGCCAACAAGATGATCGCCCGCGAGCGCCGCGGCGGGTGGAAGATCAGCTAA
- a CDS encoding DUF4261 domain-containing protein: MADDLLDRFFGKGVPRIGGPAVANPRLTDPVGLQCLFDIPLDLPADKLAVSVREYHPDLADATVEIYQVPPAEKPTPLEPVLMGLIAWGAHVIKLVGFANPMPEDIVRGCVQPAHFDPQYKEIAYRNQAHVMLYYNGYDQNPLEQYVALAAIAGSLTMHGAVFTLNETARTAIPAPVLTPHEEDDGNMLAALRGLPLLLIYCGFVKLEVDGQPGVWMRTYGCHRFGLPDLALRADSHEMARFIFDLFNNALAYLRSSGKSFAPGHSMQVGDDMFLRLRARTTDEWYLDSEGEMLVADRVAGSELSVS, encoded by the coding sequence ATGGCTGACGATTTGTTGGACCGGTTCTTCGGAAAAGGGGTACCGCGGATCGGCGGGCCGGCGGTCGCGAACCCGCGTTTGACCGATCCCGTCGGGTTGCAGTGCCTCTTCGATATCCCGCTCGATCTGCCCGCGGACAAGCTGGCGGTTAGCGTGCGCGAGTACCACCCAGACCTCGCCGACGCCACGGTCGAGATCTATCAGGTTCCACCGGCCGAGAAGCCGACCCCGCTCGAACCGGTACTCATGGGGCTGATCGCGTGGGGGGCGCACGTCATCAAGCTGGTCGGGTTCGCGAACCCGATGCCCGAGGACATCGTGAGGGGGTGCGTGCAGCCCGCCCACTTCGACCCGCAGTACAAGGAGATCGCGTACCGCAACCAGGCGCACGTGATGCTGTACTACAACGGGTACGATCAGAACCCGCTCGAACAGTACGTCGCGCTGGCTGCAATTGCGGGCTCGCTCACGATGCACGGCGCGGTGTTCACGCTGAACGAGACCGCCCGGACCGCGATCCCCGCGCCCGTGCTGACCCCGCACGAAGAGGACGACGGGAACATGCTCGCGGCCCTGCGCGGGCTACCACTGTTGCTCATTTATTGCGGATTCGTGAAACTCGAAGTGGACGGTCAACCGGGGGTCTGGATGCGCACCTACGGGTGCCACCGGTTCGGGCTGCCGGACCTCGCGCTGCGCGCGGACAGCCACGAAATGGCGCGCTTCATATTCGACCTGTTCAACAACGCGCTCGCGTACCTGCGTTCGTCCGGCAAGTCGTTCGCGCCGGGTCACTCGATGCAAGTGGGCGACGACATGTTCCTGCGCCTCCGCGCCCGGACCACAGACGAGTGGTACCTGGACAGCGAGGGCGAGATGCTCGTCGCCGACCGCGTCGCGGGGAGCGAGCTGTCGGTTTCGTAG
- a CDS encoding S9 family peptidase — protein sequence MFRFAFFAGVFAMTPLVASAEAPPLIPRDVLFGNPDKAGPQISPDGKHIAYLAPDEKNVLQVWVRTTALPAGKANDKKVTSDEKRGIRQYFWAHDGKHLLYLQDAGGDENFHLFAAELGTGKTRDLTPFTGVRVQGVELDEKHPDTLLVGMNKRNKAAFDMHRVTISTGEEKIDTENPGLVMSWTTDKDFVIRAATAVNAKTGGYDLMVREKPGAEWKTIKQWTNEEQGQAAGFGADVNTLYVIGNDSTDTLRLTKFDLATSKEEVIAEDKEYDVSGAMIDDKKRIPLAVSFTKARTEWKVLDDSVKDDFAALAKIRRGDFSVTSKTTDDTLWIVAYVTDDGPVSYYLYHRDTKKADFLFFNNSKLENTKLAQMEPIQYKAKDGLVVHGYLTKPVGVEAKDLPTVLLVHGGPWARDSWGFSPLTQFLANRGYAVLQVNFRGSTGYGKKFLNAGNREWAGKMHQDLIDAKEWIVKQGVADPKKVAIMGGSYGGYATLVGLTFTPDEFACGVDIVGPSNIVTLLKTVPPYWAPAKALFAKRVGDLEKEEEFLKERSPLSKVNYITKPLLIGQGKNDPRVKVAESDQIVDAMRKNGKPVEYVLYPDEGHGFQRPENRLHFFAITEQFLAKHLGGRAEAVGEIKGHSGEIK from the coding sequence ATGTTCCGCTTCGCATTCTTCGCGGGAGTGTTCGCCATGACGCCCCTAGTCGCCTCGGCCGAGGCGCCGCCGCTCATCCCGCGCGACGTGTTGTTCGGCAACCCGGACAAGGCCGGTCCGCAAATCTCCCCGGACGGGAAGCACATCGCGTACCTCGCCCCGGACGAGAAGAACGTGCTCCAGGTGTGGGTACGAACCACTGCACTGCCGGCGGGCAAAGCGAACGACAAGAAGGTGACCAGCGACGAGAAGCGGGGCATCCGCCAGTATTTCTGGGCACACGACGGCAAACACCTGCTGTACCTCCAGGACGCGGGCGGGGACGAGAACTTCCACCTGTTCGCGGCGGAACTCGGGACCGGGAAGACACGCGACCTCACGCCGTTTACGGGCGTCCGCGTGCAGGGCGTCGAACTCGACGAGAAGCACCCGGACACGCTCCTCGTGGGCATGAACAAGCGGAACAAGGCCGCGTTCGACATGCACCGCGTCACCATTTCGACCGGCGAGGAGAAGATCGACACCGAGAACCCCGGCCTCGTGATGAGCTGGACCACGGACAAGGATTTCGTCATTCGTGCCGCGACCGCCGTGAACGCGAAGACCGGCGGGTACGACCTGATGGTGCGCGAGAAGCCCGGCGCGGAGTGGAAGACGATCAAACAGTGGACGAACGAGGAGCAGGGGCAGGCCGCCGGGTTCGGCGCGGACGTGAACACGCTCTACGTCATCGGTAACGACAGCACGGACACGCTCCGGCTCACCAAGTTCGATCTCGCGACCAGTAAGGAAGAGGTGATCGCGGAGGACAAAGAATACGACGTAAGCGGGGCGATGATTGACGACAAAAAGCGCATCCCGCTCGCCGTGTCGTTCACGAAGGCCCGGACCGAGTGGAAGGTGCTCGACGACAGCGTGAAGGACGACTTCGCCGCGCTCGCGAAGATCCGGCGCGGCGACTTCAGCGTGACGAGCAAGACCACGGACGACACGCTGTGGATCGTCGCCTACGTCACCGACGACGGCCCGGTGTCGTACTACCTCTACCACCGCGACACGAAAAAGGCGGACTTCCTGTTCTTCAACAACTCGAAGCTGGAGAACACGAAGCTCGCGCAGATGGAGCCGATCCAGTACAAGGCGAAGGACGGGCTGGTCGTTCACGGCTACCTGACGAAGCCAGTCGGCGTCGAAGCGAAGGATCTGCCGACGGTACTCCTCGTTCACGGCGGCCCGTGGGCGCGCGACTCGTGGGGCTTCAGCCCGCTAACGCAGTTCCTCGCGAACCGCGGCTACGCGGTCCTTCAGGTGAATTTCCGCGGCAGCACCGGCTACGGCAAGAAGTTTCTGAACGCCGGCAACAGGGAATGGGCCGGGAAGATGCACCAGGACTTGATCGACGCGAAGGAGTGGATCGTCAAGCAGGGCGTCGCGGACCCGAAGAAGGTTGCGATCATGGGCGGCAGTTACGGCGGCTACGCGACGCTCGTCGGCCTCACGTTCACGCCGGACGAGTTTGCGTGCGGGGTGGATATTGTCGGCCCCAGCAACATCGTCACGCTGCTGAAGACGGTCCCGCCGTACTGGGCACCCGCGAAGGCTCTGTTCGCCAAGCGCGTCGGTGATCTGGAGAAGGAAGAGGAGTTCCTGAAGGAGCGCTCGCCGCTCTCGAAGGTGAATTACATCACCAAGCCGCTCCTGATCGGCCAGGGGAAGAACGACCCGCGTGTGAAGGTGGCGGAGAGCGACCAGATCGTCGACGCGATGCGGAAGAACGGCAAACCGGTGGAATACGTGCTGTACCCGGACGAGGGCCACGGGTTCCAGCGCCCGGAGAACCGGCTGCACTTCTTCGCGATCACGGAGCAGTTCCTCGCCAAGCACCTCGGCGGCCGCGCCGAAGCCGTCGGCGAAATCAAGGGGCATTCCGGCGAGATCAAGTAG